TTTCAATCGTGGCGCGGTCATAAATCCAGAGCGGCGTGCCGTACTGTTCGGCAGCCTTCACAAAAACGTCTTGAGGAATAGAATAATTTGCCATACGGGGGTTAAATTTAGAAAATGGGCGTGAGGTGCAGGGCCGCACTGACGAGCTTTAACGCCACATTGCTTAGGACAAGTGAAATACGGAGAGCGAAGTTCGCGCCGGCTTTACACAAAATGAAAAAACGCAGGCGTTCTTGCCTGCGTTCAAACTTTAAAACCTGAGCGCCAAATCCATGCCAACTGTTTTGGCAAGTGGATTTATCAGCGGGACAAAATCCACTTTTACCTGCTGCGACTTTGTTCGGTATCTTTCTGCGGATTTCTGGTACTCTTCGGACTGTTCCAGCATCCTGTTTCCTCTGATACCCTTCCCTATGCCGCCAGCAACACCGAAAACACCGCCCATCAAGAGGCACGCGCTAGGAGCCATGATAAACACGACTAAAACGCCACCACCCTCTAACGAAGCACTTGAAGAAGCGTTAACACTCCATATGGTTCCGACCGCACCGAGAGTCCCCAAAAACACGCCGGCAACAATGTCATCAACGTAGTCTTCCAACAATTGTTCGCCTTCGGTTTTCAGCTTCGCAGACATTTCTTCGTAGTACAAGGCACTGTCGGAAACCGCGACAGAAAGCGAATCACTAGCGCATTCCCCAGATACTTGATCGGTCCGCTCACAGGGTTGAGAAAACGCAATCGAGCATAAAGCACCAAAAAAAGGGATTAGACGTGCTTGACCTTGTTGTCGCCTTCGTCCCAGTACTGGCCATCGCAAACGAACTTGTATTCGTAATCGCCAGCATCGAGGGTGATCTTGCCAGTCCAGAGACCAGTCTTCTTGTCCTTCTTGAGCATGTCCTTGTCGACAGCCCAGTTGTTGAAGGAACCTGCAACGGACACGGTCGTTGCGAGCGGGCAGTTGGCTTCGAACACAACCGTCACCTTCTTGGGAGCCTTAGCAGCGGTCTTCTTGGCCGGGGCCTTCTTTTCGGCGGCGGCCTTCGGGGCGGCCTTCTTAGCAGCCGGCTTTACGGCAGCAACTTTCTTTTCAGCGGCCGGCTTTGCAGCGGTCTTGCAGGCGGCCTTCTTGGCCGGAGCCTTCTTTTCGGCGGCAGCCTTCGGAGCAGCCTTAGCGGCAACCTTCTTGGCAGCGGCCTTGGCGACTACAGTTTTAGTTCCTTTAGACATTTTCATCTCCTTGCTTTGTTTGCGCGCAAAGATAGTAAATTTTTTTCAACCTGTCTAGTTTTGCTATATTTGGGCTATGCTCAAGCAAATTATCGCCCCCA
This genomic interval from uncultured Fibrobacter sp. contains the following:
- a CDS encoding glycogen-binding domain-containing protein; this translates as MSKGTKTVVAKAAAKKVAAKAAPKAAAEKKAPAKKAACKTAAKPAAEKKVAAVKPAAKKAAPKAAAEKKAPAKKTAAKAPKKVTVVFEANCPLATTVSVAGSFNNWAVDKDMLKKDKKTGLWTGKITLDAGDYEYKFVCDGQYWDEGDNKVKHV